A genomic window from Cucumis melo cultivar AY chromosome 8, USDA_Cmelo_AY_1.0, whole genome shotgun sequence includes:
- the LOC103491159 gene encoding probable polyamine transporter At3g13620 produces MNLQEFSNDNKQALQIQSAASNPSITDATTAAVTTRKKLTLLPLVFLIYFQVAGGPYGEEPAVQAAGSLFAIIGFIVFPFLWSVPEALITAELATTFPGNGGFVIWAERAFGPFCGSLMGTWKIFSGIMNITAFPAFFISYVEKIFPALESGWPRRISIFISTILLSLLNYVGLTIVGYVAIVLAFFSLLPFILMTLMAMPKIRPRRWFSSGENGVKKDWNLYLNTLFWNLNFWDNVSTMAGEVENPHKTYPVALFVSVIFISLSYIIPLLAVVGAVPVEQTAWGSGFHAQAAQFIAGNWLKIILDIGAGLSAIGMYEAQLSSSAYQILGMAEIGILPRFFAAKVFETPWIGILICTVVSLGASYMQFYDIVASANFIYSLGMLLEFTSFLWLRWKQPELRRPFKVPMELPWLVVMCLFPIALLVVLMILTHKTVLIVSAIMTSAGTLWYFLMKLCKKKKIFKFNDSPQIIQQSYIEISTTNHVGTPIQSDIVQVTI; encoded by the exons ATGAATCTCCAAGAGTTCAGCAATGACAACAAACAAGCTTTACAAATCCAATCTGCTGCCTCAAACCCATCAATCACGGATGCAACCACCGCAGCGGTCACCACTCGAAAGAAGCTAACTCTGCTGCCTCTTGTATTCCTCATTTACTTCCAAGTTGCCGGAGGTCCTTATGGCGAAGAGCCAGCGGTTCAAGCTGCCGGATCGCTGTTCGCAATCATTGGCTTCattgtctttccattcttaTGGAGTGTCCCAGAGGCACTGATCACGGCGGAACTCGCCACCACCTTTCCCGGTAATGGGGGTTTTGTAATATGGGCGGAGCGAGCCTTTGGACCCTTTTGTGGCTCCCTCATGGGCACTTGGAAGATCTTTAGCGGAATCATGAACATTACTGCCTTCCCGGCGTTCTTCATCAGCTACGTTGAGAAAATATTCCCGGCCTTGGAATCTGGTTGGCCTCGTCGAATTTCCATCTTCATTTCAACGATACTCCTCTCACTGCTCAACTACGTCGGGTTGACAATCGTTGGATATGTCGCCATTGTTTTGGCTTTCTTCTCGTTGTTACCCTTCATTTTAATGACCTTGATGGCCATGCCGAAGATTCGGCCTCGCCGGTGGTTTAGCTCTGGCGAGAACGGTGTGAAAAAGGACTGGAATTTGTATCTGAATACTCTGTTTTGGAATCTCAACTTTTGGGACAATGTAAGTACAATGGCTGGTGAAGTTGAGAATCCACACAAAACTTACCCCGTTGCCCTATTTGTTTCTGTTATATTCATCTCTCTGTCTTACATAATTCCGTTGCTTGCCGTCGTCGGTGCTGTCCCAGTGGAACAAACTGCGTGGGGCTCAGGGTTTCACGCGCAAGCCGCTCAGTTCATTGCTGGAAATTGGCTTAAAATCATCCTTGATATTGGTGCAG GCTTATCAGCAATCGGCATGTACGAAGCGCAGCTAAGTAGCAGCGCATATCAAATCTTAGGTATGGCGGAGATTGGGATTCTCCCAAGGTTCTTCGCAGCGAAAGTTTTTGAGACGCCATGGATAGGAATCTTGATATGCACGGTTGTGTCCCTCGGCGCCTCCTACATGCAGTTCTACGATATTGTAGCATCAGCAAACTTCATTTATAGCTTAGGAATGTTGTTGGAGTTCACATCATTTTTATGGTTGAGATGGAAGCAGCCAGAGCTAAGAAGGCCATTCAAGGTTCCAATGGAACTGCCATGGTTAGTGGTTATGTGCTTATTTCCAATTGCTCTGTTGGTGGTTTTGATGATTTTAACTCACAAGACTGTGTTGATTGTGAGTGCTATAATGACTTCGGCTGGAACTCTATGGTACTTTCTTATGAAGCTttgcaagaagaagaagatattcAAGTTCAATGATAGCCCTCAAATCATTCAACAATCATATATTGAAATATCTACGACGAATCATGTCGGTACTCCGATCCAATCCGACATTGTTCAAGTTACGATCTAA